The Corvus hawaiiensis isolate bCorHaw1 chromosome 7, bCorHaw1.pri.cur, whole genome shotgun sequence genome contains a region encoding:
- the ITGA6 gene encoding integrin alpha-6 isoform X2: MAALFVLYLPLLPGLAGAFNLDTDNVISWSGETGSLFGFSLAMHRQLQPQEKRLLLVGAPREKAFPAQQANRTGGLYSCDITSPNTNCMRVKFDEETDPKMESKEDQWMGVTVQSQGPGGNVVTCAHRYEKRQYVNTVQETRDIIGRCYVLSQDLTIKDDMDNGVWSFCDGRLRGHEKFGSCQQGVAATFTRDYHYIVFGAPGTYNWKGVVRAEQKNQTFYDLGIFDDGPYEVGDESHQDKNLVPVPANSYLGFSLDSGTGIVSQDEMTFVSGAPRANHSGAVVLLKKKNQRALSLEHMFEGEGLASSFGYDVAVVDLNSDGWQDIVVGAPQYFDRSGDIGGAVYIYMNRQGKWAGVKPLRLNGTAGSMFGLAVENVGDINQDGYPDIAVGAPYDGFGKVYIYHGSENGINTKPAQILDGEKTNTNFFGYSVAGNMDLDENSYPDVAVGSLSDSVNVYRSRPVISIKRNITVQPDRIDLKKKNPEDPGEIRMDVKACFKYTANPRDLNPRIKINYMFEVENERRQLGLPSRVRFIDHSSDQFTASTTLRGQNSWECVTTKLVLQEKIKDKLRPIPISVSVKIAGLESPSKRKETALPDLTPILNSNESETEITKVEFLKEGCGEDNECHSNLKLQYRFCTREGNEDRFTYLPLENGMPVLVLKDQKDIALEITVTNNPSDVKYPQKDGEDAYEAKLIATFPDSLTYSAFREMRGYPEKQLTCGANQNGSQAECELGNPFKRNSNVTFYLILSTTKVNVDTTDLDINLKLETTSTQVNLTPITASAKVVLELLLSLTGVAKPSQVYFGGNIIGESAMKSEDDIGNLIEYEFRVTNLGRPLKTFGTASLDIQWPKEISNGKWLLYLMKIDSKGLEKVSCQPENEINSLHVAETHNSRRKREVAEKQITDSKAFSLFSERKYKTLNCNVNARCVDIKCPLKGFDSKASIVLRSRLWNSTFLEEFSTMNYLDILVRASISVPAAAKNVKLTNEVTQVRVTVFPAKPVALYTGVPWWIIAVAILAGILMLALLVFLLWKCGFFKRNKKDHYDATYHKAEIHAQPSDKERLTSDA; this comes from the exons ATGAAGAGA CTGACCCGAAGATGGAGAGCAAAGAAGACCAATGGATGGGTGTAACTGTCCAAAGTCAGGGGCCAGGAGGAAATGTGGTG ACGTGTGCACATCGCTATGAGAAAAGGCAGTATGTAAACACAGTGCAGGAAACCCGGGATATCATTGGAAGGTGCTATGTGCTGAGCCAGGATCTCACTATTAAGGATGATATGGATAATGGAGTATGGAGCTTTTGTGATGGTCGTTTAAGAGGCCATGAGAAGTTTGGTTCCTGTCAGCAAGGTGTTGCTGCTACTTTTACTAGAGACTATCATTATATTGTGTTTGGTGCCCCAGGCACTTACAACTGGAAAG ggGTGGTTCGTGCAGAGCAAAAGAATCAGACATTTTATGATCTGGGTATCTTTGATGATGGGCCTTACGAAGTTGGTGATGAGAGCCACCAGGATAAGAATCTAGTTCCTGTTCCAGCTAACAGTTACTTAG GTTTCTCTTTGGACTCTGGTACAGGAATTGTCTCCCAAGATGAGATGACTTTTGTTTCTGGTGCCCCAAGAGCGAACCACAGTGGAGCAGTTgttttactgaaaaagaaaaatcagagagCACTTTCCCTGGAGCACATGTTTGAAGGAGAAGGGCTGGCCTCTTCTTTTGGCTATGATGTTGCTGTTGTGGACCTCAACAGTGATGG CTGGCAGGACATCGTTGTTGGGGCCCCGCAGTACTTCGACAGAAGTGGGGACATCGGGGGTGCTGTGTACATCTACATGAACCGCCAAGGCAAATGGGCAGGGGTGAAGCCTCTTCGCTTAAATGGAACCGCTGGCTCCATGTTTGGGCTTGCAGTTGAAAATGTTGGGGACATTAACCAGGACGGATATCCAG ATATTGCAGTAGGGGCTCCATATGATGGTTTTGGCAAAGTATACATTTATCATGGATCCGAGAATGGAAtaaacacaaaaccagcacag ATTCTTGATggtgaaaaaacaaacaccaattTCTTTGGTTACTCTGTTGCTGGAAACATGGACCTGGATGAAAATTCCTACCCTGATGTTGCTGTTGGTTCCCTGTCAGATTCTGTAAATGTGTACAG ATCTCGGCCTGTGATAagcattaaaagaaacattacaGTACAGCCTGACAGAATTGATCTAAAGAAAAAGAACCCTGAGGACCCTGGTGAAATAAg GATGGATGTGAAAGCATGTTTTAAATATACTGCAAACCCCAGAGATTTAAATCCCAGAATAA AGATCAACTACATGTTTGAAGTGGAGAACGAGAGGCGGCAGCTGGGCCTGCCCTCCAGGGTGCGCTTCATTGACCACTCGTCTGATCAGTTCACTGCAAGTACAACCCTGAGGGGACAGAACTCATGGGAGTGTGTGACTACGAAGCTTGTACTGCAG gaaaaaattaaagataagCTACGTCCCATTCCAATATCAGTCAGTGTTAAAATTGCTGGCCTGGAGTCACCATCCAAGAGAAAAGAGACTGCACTTCCAGATCTTACACCAATTCTAAATTCAAATGAATCTGAAACAGAGATCACAAAA gTGGAGTTCTTAAAAGAAGGATGTGGAGAAGACAATGAATGTCACAGCAATCTTAAGCTTCAGTATCGGTTTTGTACAAGAGAGGGAAATGAAGACAGGTTCACCTATTTACCACT TGAAAATGGCATGCCAGTGCTTGTTCTGAAAGACCAGAAAGATATTGCCCTGGAAATAACAGTGACAAACAATCCATCTGATGTAAAATATCCACAAAAAGATGGTGAAGATGCATATGAAGCTAAACTAATTGCAACTTTTCCAGACAGTCTGACATACTCTGCATTCAGAGAGATGAGGGGTTATCCT GAAAAACAGCTAACATGTGGTGCTAACCAAAATGGTTCTCAAGCAGAGTGTGAACTTGGAAATcctttcaaaagaaattctAAT GTAACCTTTTATCTGATCTTAAGTACCACTAAAGTTAATGTTGATACAACAGACTTAGACATTAACCTGAAGCTGGAAAC AACAAGCACTCAAGTTAATTTGACTCCAATTACAGCCAGTGCTAAAGTGGTTCTTGAATTGCTTTTATCACTCACTGG AGTTGCTAAGCCTTCTCAGGTATATTTTGGAGGTAACATCATTGGTGAGAGTGCTATGAAATCTGAAGATGATATAGGAAACCTCATAGAGTATGAATTCAGA GTAACTAACTTGGGCAGACCACTGAAAACATTTGGCACTGCTTCCCTGGATATCCAATGGCCAAAAGAAATTAGTAATGGCAAATGGCTGCTTTATTTGATGAAAATAGATTCCAAAGGCTTGGAAAAAGTCTCCTGTCAACCCGAGAATGAAATCAACAGTTTGCATGTTGCG gaaACCCATAACTCAAGAAGGAAGCGTGAGGTTGCAGAGAAGCAGATTACAGACAGCAAGgcattttctttattctcagaaagaaaatacaagacCTTG AACTGCAATGTGAATGCACGCTGTGTGGACATAAAGTGTCCCCTGAAGGGTTTTGACAGCAAGGCATCCATTGTGCTGCGTTCCAGACTGTGGAACAGTACTTTCTTAGAG GAATTCTCCACAATGAATTACCTTGACATTCTTGTTAGGGCTTCTATCagtgttcctgctgcagctaaGAATGTTAAACTCACAAATGAAGTTACTCAG GTGCGTGTTACTGTATTTCCTGCAAAACCGGTAGCCCTTTATACAGGAGTTCCGTGGTGGATCATCGCGGTGGCTATCCTTGCTGGAATACTCATGCTTGCTCTGTTGGTATTCTTACTATGGAAG TGTGGTTTCTTCAAGAGAAATAAGAAAGATCATTACGATGCCACATATCACAAGGCTGAGATCCATGCTCAGCCATCTGATAAAGAGAGGCTTACTTCTGATGCATAG